The genomic region GAGGTCAAAGGAATTGACAAACACTGTGTtctaagaaacattgaaattttatcAAGACAATCAAATAGGTAAACAGTTTCGAGATTGAATTACCATTTTGCAAGGACGATTTATGAATAaagacttaaaaaataaacgtTTCAGATCGTTGAAGTTCAATGAAGAGTAGACCTACCAACTAGTTcccatttttatattaaaaaatggggatccctttgAATGAAGGCTATCATTATTTTATAGTGGCAACTGCCTTGTAATTTAAAAGATTAAGAACATTCACTTTTGCAGTTGGTGTCCTATGATGTATTTATTCTTCCCCGCAACACTTgggtaaaaagaaaaatagtaatcTCGATGCCTATGGCTACTCTGACGGATGTACAAAACTTATTTATTTCTCTGGTGCACCATTAGAGCCTGGAAGAGAGAATTTCAATAACGTAATATACTTATTTTGATTCATCCGGGGTGGTCAATTGGCTAGCCCCACTTGATATGCACTAGTAGAGACCGCAAAGAGAATTTTCGTACATTGCATACTTATTTTGCTTCATTAGGCTGGTTGAGCGATCACTGACGCTAACACCCTGGTGTGCACCAAAGAGAGTCCgtatttttcccattgggtttttgttacctaactaggttttaacgagacaCCCATCCTGAGCTGATCATACCCATGTGAGCTCTTCTACATGCATccaaaagacgtatagttttgacttaatgcaacttctcacttttctccttagtctatgggttttatCCCACCTTAGGTTTTATcatagcaaggttttgtgagttttacttttttatgcattcttccgttgatttGAGACTTGCATTTGCTCTTTGTGTCGACGATTTCATCAACTATACTTACTTCGTTGCTGAAGACCTGATGCACCATCTGTTGgagtatttacacactaaaAGGGGTGTGTTGCAGTCCTAATggaatatgaatgtgattgtgtaaatcctaacatatctagggatatcttttattttccctttagtagttaatatcctattagagttataatcctaaaagggtgaataattaaccttccctactattataaataaaggcacaatggggtggagtAACATATacccacaattacacatttctctcttctctctactgTTGCCGcacatttctctctctatggcctccataattgttcagtaaattatgcctacaacatagaattgttatttgattcaaaatatataatacggatttagtataatttttttttaataattggaaaAAATTAAGTTACTTCCCAATtaatgcaatatatatatatatatatatatatatatcacaaaaaGGTAAATTTGTGGTATGATATGGATACAATTAATGCAATACAAcagtttatatattttatttcactttttttaCAACTTTTAATTTGGAATAAATTTAGGGATTTGAGAAAATGgcatgggtgtaaataaattgtatttGAGAAAATGGCATGGGTTTAAATGTGGCTGCAGATTTTGAATTTGGGCTTTTATTGGACGTTTATATGTATTGGGTTTTTATCTAGGAATCATGAATTGTAAGAGCCAAAATCTCCACCATCCAAAATTATATGGAAACGAAGAGACGGATTTGGTATCAATATGGTTTTCTTCGGGTAAGAAATTAACCTACCAGGTTCATTTTGTAGGAACTATACATGGTTAGTCTTTAACAAGGATCACAAACAACATCTCTTACATATAACATTACAAGAGTTGGCATTAAAAAGAGATTGACCATACCTGAGAACCCATCTGCCCAGCAACAAAGACAGCAGCAACACCAACTGAAAAACCTGGTGCAGGCTGTGTTTACTGGTAATACATAAGAATTCTTCTACTTGTTTAAGACCTTATGTTCCAAAGGTGATAGAACCCTTAATCTCAGAACGATACTTCACAAGTAGGGAATTGGATTATATATATACAGATTTCATCTGATTTCCATCTATCGTGGAAATCAGTTATTGCAGTTGTTGGTGTTAACCCAAGTCAATCTGCCGTTTCATCCACTCCATGATTTGATGCTCCACATGCAGTGCACTGTGCTTTACAGATTCCACTGTGCTTTACAGATGGGAATATGGTTCCCACGTTAAGGATGTATGATATGTGTATAAAACTCTGCTGCAATTGTAGCAGATGATGATTAAAAGAAAGATAGATTGGATCCAAGTCTAATATCCAAGTTTAATAGTTGGCAGTTTTCACCAAGCAATGGATAAGCATTGGCTGCATGTTAGTCAAGTCCAATTAGGTATCCAACATTCTCCCACATGGACACAGACTAAACATTATAATCAAAGTCATGCCTTTCACAACACTGATACCTCATGTGATCACATCAAGTTTCACGCATACTAACTTCCTTTCAACTACTATAATTAGTTTTAAGTATTTGTGGTTTCAGGGTGCTTGTGTTGTCTATAAACACATGATTTTCTGGagttcaaatatttaaattaattatagtaGTTGAAAGGAAGTTAGTATGCGTGAAACTTGATGTGATCACATGAGGTATCAGTGTTGTGAAAGGCATGACTTTGATTATAATGTTTAGTCTGTGTCCATGTGGGAGAATGTTGGATACCTAATTGGACTTGACTAACTTGCAGCAAATGCTTATCCATTGCTTGGTGAAAACTGCCAACTATTAAACTTGGATATTAGACTTGGATCCAATCTATCTTTCTTTTAATCATCATCTGCTGCAATTGCAGCAGAGTTTTATACACAGATTACTACACACGcatgcaaataaacaaaacaactgGAAGTTGCATCCTTGCTGTCTATGAATCATCAGTCAGTATACACATGCATAGTGGACAGCAAGGCCACTGCATGTGTATACTGACTGATGATTCATAGACAGCAAGGATGCAACTTCcagttgttttgtttatttgcatgCGTGTGTAGTAATCTGTGTATAAAACTCTGCTGCAATTGCAGCAGATGATGATTAAAAGAAAGATAGATTGGATCCAAGTCTAATATCCAAGTTTAATAGTTGGCAGTTTTCACCAAGCAATGGATAAGCATTTGTTGCATGTTAGTCAAGTCCAATTAGGTATCCAACATTCTCCCACATAAACACAGACTAAACATTATAATCAAAGTCATGCCTTTCACAACACTGATACCTCATGTGATCACATCAAGTTTCACGCATACTAACTTCCTTTCAACtactataattaatttaaatatttgaactCCAGAAAATCATGTGTTTATAGACAACACAAGCACCCTGAAACCACAAATACTTAAAACTAATATGTAGAAAGAAACTTTAGActtttcaatgaatttatatttcttcattcattcaaaacagTCATTTCATGGATCAACTTTGGAAGATCCTGATGCATTCATCGAATTGCATCCCTCGAATTATTCATGTCCAATCATCAAGACACTAGAATAGACATATACATGCATACAGTCAGCAACTCAGACAACCAATAGGCTCAACAAGCGCATATGATTCAGTAGGTCTTGATAGTGAACAACATAAATAACATTCGAAGACATATTTGAAATATACATGTGACTTACATCAAGTTTTTCTCACTCCCACACTTTAGCAGATTCTAGAGATTCAAGCACTCCCATCTTAGAGACATGATCCTTGAATACTCCTACTACCAATGGCTTAGTCAAAGGGTCAGCTATCATTGAATTTGTTTCAATATGCTCAATCGTGATTTCACCCTTTCTCACATGTTCTTTCACTGATAGATATTTGATGTCCATCAACCTTGTTGCCTCAGACTTCTTGTTATTCTTAGAGAAAAATACTGCAGCTTTGTTATCGCAGTATATGGTTAGTGGTCTCGAAATTGAATCAACAATAGCCATGCAGCTGATTAAATTTCTTAACCACAAACCTCTCTTGGTAGCTTCAAAACATGCTATGAACTCGGCCTCCATACTTGATGTGGCTAACGCTTTTTGTTTAGCACTTTTCCATGATACAGCTGCTCCTGCCAAGAAAAACAAGTAGCCACTCGTGGATCTCCTGTCATCCACACAACCTGCAAAGTCAGCATCTGTGTAGCCAACTAGTTCCAAGTTCTCTACTTTCTTGTAAACCAACATAAAGGATTTTGTCCTTTGCAAGTATCTTAACACTTTCTTGGCTGCAACCCAATGTTGTTCACCGGGGTTCGACTGATATCTTCCCAACACACTGATGGCAAATGCCAAATCAGGTCTAGTGCAGACCTGTGCATACATCAAGCTACCTACTAGAGACGCATAAGGCTTATTGACCATGCTTTGTCTCTCAATTTCATTCCTCGGACATTGAGACTTATTCAACCTGTCTCCCTTTCCCTTAATTCTAGG from Pyrus communis chromosome 9, drPyrComm1.1, whole genome shotgun sequence harbors:
- the LOC137744345 gene encoding secreted RxLR effector protein 161-like, which encodes MVNKPYASLVGSLMYAQVCTRPDLAFAISVLGRYQSNPGEQHWVAAKKVLRYLQRTKSFMLVYKKVENLELVGYTDADFAGCVDDRRSTSGYLFFLAGAAVSWKSAKQKALATSSMEAEFIACFEATKRGLWLRNLISCMAIVDSISRPLTIYCDNKAAVFFSKNNKKSEATRLMDIKYLSVKEHVRKGEITIEHIETNSMIADPLTKPLVVGVFKDHVSKMGVLESLESAKVWE